In Daucus carota subsp. sativus chromosome 4, DH1 v3.0, whole genome shotgun sequence, one DNA window encodes the following:
- the LOC108217451 gene encoding uncharacterized protein LOC108217451 codes for MSLVSALHSELERACQQVNQLIREQQAVEMAIESIAGELKAERRLRYQYESLNNKLDRELSETKITLTNRIKELASDNKARKRTEKVCHKLALDISHEQFEREHEILQLSGRLGEKKVHRELLECKDHFDEKNGVVERLRNQFEAFFKSNKSEKRNCNKITTYSSRTHSRSNKNEERECSGEVGNSSAESDLHSIELNMDKKRGSFRWIHASTAARDSLSTDDETRARKYISETVQNKSNYIQGSVSDGFQRGIRAGNTPSSVNLLQQKRCYRPGKKSQTKGDNCELLRQKSVKDLKDKILSNYSLGSGGEFSSPIQELTDPLHSQYIGHVKQIPRLKQRLSTKSRLGEIGAEQRRISRHFVE; via the coding sequence ATGTCTCTTGTCTCCGCCTTGCATTCTGAGCTTGAAAGAGCTTGTCAGCAGGTAAATCAACTCATCAGAGAACAACAAGCGGTAGAAATGGCTATTGAGTCAATTGCTGGTGAACTTAAAGCGGAGAGGAGGCTAAGGTACCAATATGAGAGCTTAAACAATAAGCTCGATAGGGAACTAAGTGAAACAAAAATTACACTTACTAACAGAATCAAAGAGCTAGCAAGCGACAACAAAGCAAGAAAGAGAACAGAGAAAGTGTGTCATAAATTAGCTTTGGATATTAGTCATGAGCAGTTTGAGAGGGAACACGAGATTCTACAACTATCTGGGAGGTTGGGGGAAAAGAAAGTCCACAGAGAACTTTTGGAGTGCAAGGATCATTTCGACGAGAAAAATGGGGTTGTAGAGAGGCTGAGGAATCAGTTTGAAGCATTTTTTAAATCCAACAAATCTGAGAAAAGAAATTGCAACAAGATCACGACATACTCTAGTAGAACCCACTCTAGGTCTAACAAgaatgaagaaagagaatgcAGTGGAGAAGTAGGTAATAGTTCTGCAGAAAGTGATCTTCATTCCATAGAATTGAACATGGACAAGAAAAGAGGGAGTTTCAGGTGGATTCATGCCTCTACTGCTGCTAGGGACAGTTTATCAACTGATGATGAAACGAGAGCAAGGAAGTACATCTCAGAAACAGTTCAAAACAAAAGCAATTATATTCAGGGGAGCGTATCAGATGGATTTCAACGTGGTATTCGTGCTGGAAATACCCCGAGCTCAGTAAATTTACTACAGCAGAAGAGATGTTATAGGCCTGGCAAAAAATCTCAAACAAAAGGGGACAACTGCGAATTGCTGAGACAAAAATCAGTGAAGGACCTTAAGGACAAGATATTGTCTAATTATAGCTTAGGATCAGGTGGCGAGTTCAGTAGTCCCATTCAGGAATTGACGGATCCGCTGCATTCACAATATATTGGTCATGTAAAACAGATACCTCGGTTAAAGCAGAGGCTTAGTACAAAGTCGAGGCTGGGGGAAATCGGAGCAGAACAAAGAAGAATTAGTAGGCATTTTGTTGAATGA